A window of Thermoproteus sp. genomic DNA:
AGAGGCATATGCATAGAGATAAAGCCGTGGGCTTGGCCTTAATGGTGCTGTCCGTTGTAGTGATTATAGCCTACGCCTGGCTTGTCTTCCTGACTAAATACGACATAGTGGTCTTAAAGATCACGGCGTTTTTGGCCGTGGCGGCCGTATTCGGGATATTGGGCTGGGTCGGCTACGCTCTGGCTACCACCCCGCCGCCTAAGCCCATAGAGGAGATCGAGAAGGAGGTGGAACAAGCCTTGAAGGAGATAGAAAGACAGATGCAAGAGGGGGGAGGTGAGGAGGGAAAGAAACAGCCCTAGATGCAGATATTCCGGCCCTATATCGACTGGGTTAAGTCGGCGAAGGCGCTCGACGATAGAAGGCTGGGAAAGCAGAGGGCCGAGGCGAAACAAGTTATCCTGGCCATATTGAGGAAGCTAGGCCTTCTTAACGACGGCAAGAGGGGATGGCTGAACCATCCAGTGGTCTTAATGTACTTCAACGACGGCGTGCCGTACCTCGAAGACCTCGTGGGGTACTTCAGGGCCGTAGTCGACGAATGGCGCTCTAGGGGTTTCCGCAACTCCGTGACTCTATCCGACGTAGAGGGGCTTATCGGCAGAGTGAGAGGCGCCTCGGGGACTCCCATAACCCATGTGCACGAGGTCGAATATAGGAGAGTCTTGTTGCTCAAAGACCCCTGTTACTATATGGGCAAGTTCAGCCGCGAGGAGATACTGGAGGTGTTGGAGACCGAGCCCACGCCGATAAGGGGAGTCAACCTCTGGATTTTCGACATATACAACGCATATAGGAGGTTTGTGGCCGAATTGAAGTCGGGCCGGAGGGTCTGCGCTCCTATATTCCCGCGGCGCGCCTCAGCCTCTCGAAACACCTATCGCAGAAGCCAGGGCCCTTGAGGTCCGTGTCGACTATCGTGTTGCTGAAATACATGACGCACCTAGGGTTCCTGCAGTGGCCCAGCCCTAAGGTGTGCCCCAATTCGTGCGTTATCTCCTTAGCCAGCCTCATGTCGAAGAGGGGCGACGAGGGGTCAAGCCTCCTGGTGAACACCACGGCCTTATCGCCGTAGGCGACCCCGAAGACGAAATTAAGGCCGGGCACGTAGCCGTCTGCGTCGACTACGTATACGCGCCTTTGCCGGCCCCTTGCAGGCTCCAGTAGCTCCAACAGCCTGTCCGCCCTTATTTGCATCCTTGACGCGTCTAAAGCCAGCGCCTTCATCGGCGCCAGATCTACGCGCGTCGTCCGCACCTCGACTAGCCCCCTAAACGAGGAGACCACGACGTCCACGACGGACTGCCGTATCTCTATTTCGGACAGCAGTAAGACCTCAATCACTTTTTATCTTAGGCCCAGACCTTTATATATGAATAAAGTCCTCGAGGCCCTCGCCAGAAGGGCCGTGGTAGGCCATAGGGGATATCCCCTAAAGAGGCCGGAAAACACGATAGCCTCCTTCATGGAGGCCATAAAGGCGGGGGCCGACATAGTAGAGATGGATGTACATAAGACTAAAGACGACGTCTTGGCAGTGGTCCACGACTCCGAGTTGAGGACTCCGGGCGGGGTCTTGAGAGTGAAAGAGGCGGCTTGGGCAGACCTCTCAGGCTATAAGATAGGCGGAGAGCCCATTCCCACCCTCGAGGAGGCTTTGTCGGCAATAGACGGGAGGGCGGGGGTGTTCATAGAGATAAAAGACATAGAGGCCTCGGCTCTGGTGCGAGACGCCATAAAGTCCGCGGGGGCCGCCTCGTGGGCGGCAGTGATAAGCTTCCACAAGGAGGCGCTTATTGGCTTGAGGGGCCTTGTGCCTCTAGGCCTGATATACGCGCGGCCTCCCGGCGAGATCCTGGAGGCCAAACGGTCCGGGTTCGACTTCGTGCTCCCCCAATACAGGCTGGCGACCGCCAAGGCCGTGTCCTTCGCACATAAAGTGGGGCTTAAGGTGGTGGCTTGGACTGTCAATGAGGCGCAGTTGATGGAGGAGCTGTGGCGTAGAGGCGTCGACGCGATAGCCAGCGACGACGTGGAGCTCGCCGTCTCCGTCAGGAATAGGCTCGGCTCTTGACTATGCGGCGAGGCGGCTATTTGAGCTTGATATTGGCGGGATCCATAACCGGCTTTCTATGGGGAGCCAACCAGACCGTACTCTCGATATATCTATACAGGATAGGGCTGACGCCGGCGCAAGTCGGCATAGTCTACGCGCTGTCCACTACCTTCATGACGTTAGGAGCTCTTGTCGTGGGCTATCTGGCCGACCTATACGATAGGGCCCGCCTCTATTACGCCTTGTCTTTCGCTTCTGCGGTCCTCACGGCGCTCATGGGGCTACCGAATCCGATCGTGGTGGTCGTCTCCTACATCTCGACTAGCTTTCTGAACAGACCCACGGTCTATAGTGCGATATTGGGCGATTACGCCAAGACTAGAGGCATCTCCAACGAGGCCTTCGCCTACTCCGCGGCCCTATCTTCGTTCTTCGCCGCGCTGGGCTCCTCCTCTGCCTCCATAACGGCCTTGGGGCCGGCTGGCTTTAGGGCTCTATTCCTACTGGAAAGCCTCGTGATAGTCCTATCCGCGTTGTTTATAGCCTCGGCAGGGCCTACGTCCACAGTCGAGCATGTTAGGCCCTCGTTGAGCTTTAAGGAGCTGAAATCCTACTGGCTGTTGAAAAGATTGATCCCGGAGGCCGTCATAGGCCTGGGGGCGGGGCTCATAATACCTCTATTCTCTCTGTGGTTTTACTTGAAGTTCCATGTATCTGTCACGAGCTTATCGATATCATATGCGCTGTCGGACCTAACTCTATCGGTGGGCACAGCCACGGCCCCTCTGATCGCCAAGGCGCTAAAGAGCAGGGTCAACTCCATAGTGGTCCTACAGTCCATCGCGACGGCCATTTTGGCAGCCATGCCGCTTGTCGGCATAGCCGAAATCGACTTAGCCCTATTTGTGGCTAGGACGGCCTTAATGAATATGGCCAACCCACTACTCTCCGCGTTGATAAACGACTTGGTGCCCCAGGAGGAGCGCGGCAGGGTCTTCGGCGCTTGGAACGCCTTAAGCAACATCCCAAGGGCTCTGGGTCCCCTAGTGGGAGGCTATCTGATGGATTTGGGACTTGTTGACGCTCCCTTGTTCATGACGGCCGGACTTTACGCATCTGCTGTAATTTTATTTAAAATACTTTTTAATAATATAGATTAATATTTACTTAAAAATTCTAATATATTAACATTGCACTTAGCCATCTTCAATATCTCTTCGGAAGAGGCGAGGGCTCTATCTAGGTCGAGTATTAAATCGGCATCGGCTGGGGGGTCCGGCCCTATATGGACCTTAAGGCCTAACTTAACATCTCTAAACCCCTCTACTATCACCAAGTCGGCGTTCAGCTCGCCCAATATGAGCCTATCGGAGAAACAAGCCCACATGCCGCCGCCCCTCAACGCTACGACGTCAGCCCCAGCGGACTTCATCCTATAGCTGTCCTTATCGGGGACGTCGGGGAGATGGTGGCTTTGTTTCACCGCGAAGACCTTGAGCCCCTTGGCCGACGCTAGCGAGATGAGCCTTTCGGCTAGCACAGTCTTCCCCACGTCCTTATTGCCAGTTATCTGTATTACGCAAACCACCTCCCTAGATCTCTTAGATCTCTATAGAACAACATCAAGACCTTGTCCCCCCTCTTGGCCCCTCCAGGCGGAATCAACAATATGCCGGACGCCTCCGGGTCCGTGAAGGAGTGGTGTTTGGTCTTTAATGGCGTCACGAAGATCTCGCCGTCTTTATATTCGGCCTTGGCTCTGACGAATTGGGCCAGATCCCCCACTACGTCTGTCGTGAGCGTCGCGTAGGTCCAACCACCAGCGGGGCCAGCGACTACGTTAGCTATCTTCCTCATTATGGGCTCGACTATACGTATAGTGCCGTGTAGCGCACTGATGGGATAGCCGGAAAGGCCGAAGACCGCTTTGCCGTCCACAACAGCCACGGAGGTTGGGCGGCCTGGCTTCATCCTGAAGCCTCTTATCCCGGCAAGTCCCAATTTGTAGAAGTGGTCTATCTCGCTGGGACCTGCGCCTCCCGTTATTATCACCGCATCTACCTTAGGCAGCACCTCCTCGATTGCTCTCTTCAACGCCTCGTTGTCGTCGCCCATGACGCGTCTATCCGAAATTTCGACGTAGGGCATGAAGTTACGTATATACCATTCAACTAGAGAACCCGTCGACTCTATCACCTTCCCTCTAAGCACCAACTCGGCGGCCTCGTCAGGGTCGACGGGGGGCTTTATCAGCTCGTCGCCAGTAGAGAACAACGCCACTCTGGCTCTCCTATAGACTTTAACTTTAGTGACGCCTACATCTAGGAGACCTACAACGTCGAAGGCTGTGAGCACATAGCCCTTCTTAACGAGGACGGAGCCCTTCGAGGCGTAAGAGCCAGGGGGATCCACGTTGTCGTAAGCGTTGTACTTACGTTGTACTATTATTCTATCCCCTTCACGCTTTGCGGCCTCTTCGGGCACCACGGCATCTGTGCCCTCCGGCAGGAAGGCGCCCACAGTGACGTAGAACGCCTCGCCGCGTCGAGCCTCTACGTTTCTAAACTGGCCTACGAGGACGGAGCCAACTACCTTAAACTCGCCTGGCGTCTCGGCCGAATTTACGGCATAGCCGTCATAGGCGGCTCTAGGCTTGGGCGGATAGTCGTGAGGGACTATTACGTCTCGTGCGACCACAAAGCCTGTCGCATCCCACGTGGGGATTGTCAGAACGTCCTCTATCGATTTTATGAGAGGTAATAGATCAGCTATTTTGGAGAGAGGCGTTAATTTCTCTAAATACCGCATTAGTTCTATGGGGCTGGAAAATTTTTACTTTTCGGCTATATGCGCTTCGCCACGACCATCGCGTGGGCCACGTCGTAAGGTTCTAAATGTACTGTGTCCAA
This region includes:
- a CDS encoding transcriptional regulator translates to MHRDKAVGLALMVLSVVVIIAYAWLVFLTKYDIVVLKITAFLAVAAVFGILGWVGYALATTPPPKPIEEIEKEVEQALKEIERQMQEGGGEEGKKQP
- a CDS encoding pyrimidine dimer DNA glycosylase/endonuclease V, with translation MQIFRPYIDWVKSAKALDDRRLGKQRAEAKQVILAILRKLGLLNDGKRGWLNHPVVLMYFNDGVPYLEDLVGYFRAVVDEWRSRGFRNSVTLSDVEGLIGRVRGASGTPITHVHEVEYRRVLLLKDPCYYMGKFSREEILEVLETEPTPIRGVNLWIFDIYNAYRRFVAELKSGRRVCAPIFPRRASASRNTYRRSQGP
- a CDS encoding archaemetzincin family Zn-dependent metalloprotease; amino-acid sequence: MIEVLLLSEIEIRQSVVDVVVSSFRGLVEVRTTRVDLAPMKALALDASRMQIRADRLLELLEPARGRQRRVYVVDADGYVPGLNFVFGVAYGDKAVVFTRRLDPSSPLFDMRLAKEITHELGHTLGLGHCRNPRCVMYFSNTIVDTDLKGPGFCDRCFERLRRAAGI
- a CDS encoding glycerophosphodiester phosphodiesterase produces the protein MNKVLEALARRAVVGHRGYPLKRPENTIASFMEAIKAGADIVEMDVHKTKDDVLAVVHDSELRTPGGVLRVKEAAWADLSGYKIGGEPIPTLEEALSAIDGRAGVFIEIKDIEASALVRDAIKSAGAASWAAVISFHKEALIGLRGLVPLGLIYARPPGEILEAKRSGFDFVLPQYRLATAKAVSFAHKVGLKVVAWTVNEAQLMEELWRRGVDAIASDDVELAVSVRNRLGS
- a CDS encoding MFS transporter is translated as MRRGGYLSLILAGSITGFLWGANQTVLSIYLYRIGLTPAQVGIVYALSTTFMTLGALVVGYLADLYDRARLYYALSFASAVLTALMGLPNPIVVVVSYISTSFLNRPTVYSAILGDYAKTRGISNEAFAYSAALSSFFAALGSSSASITALGPAGFRALFLLESLVIVLSALFIASAGPTSTVEHVRPSLSFKELKSYWLLKRLIPEAVIGLGAGLIIPLFSLWFYLKFHVSVTSLSISYALSDLTLSVGTATAPLIAKALKSRVNSIVVLQSIATAILAAMPLVGIAEIDLALFVARTALMNMANPLLSALINDLVPQEERGRVFGAWNALSNIPRALGPLVGGYLMDLGLVDAPLFMTAGLYASAVILFKILFNNID
- a CDS encoding molybdopterin-guanine dinucleotide biosynthesis protein B, with amino-acid sequence MVCVIQITGNKDVGKTVLAERLISLASAKGLKVFAVKQSHHLPDVPDKDSYRMKSAGADVVALRGGGMWACFSDRLILGELNADLVIVEGFRDVKLGLKVHIGPDPPADADLILDLDRALASSEEILKMAKCNVNILEFLSKY
- a CDS encoding molybdopterin molybdotransferase MoeA, yielding MRYLEKLTPLSKIADLLPLIKSIEDVLTIPTWDATGFVVARDVIVPHDYPPKPRAAYDGYAVNSAETPGEFKVVGSVLVGQFRNVEARRGEAFYVTVGAFLPEGTDAVVPEEAAKREGDRIIVQRKYNAYDNVDPPGSYASKGSVLVKKGYVLTAFDVVGLLDVGVTKVKVYRRARVALFSTGDELIKPPVDPDEAAELVLRGKVIESTGSLVEWYIRNFMPYVEISDRRVMGDDNEALKRAIEEVLPKVDAVIITGGAGPSEIDHFYKLGLAGIRGFRMKPGRPTSVAVVDGKAVFGLSGYPISALHGTIRIVEPIMRKIANVVAGPAGGWTYATLTTDVVGDLAQFVRAKAEYKDGEIFVTPLKTKHHSFTDPEASGILLIPPGGAKRGDKVLMLFYRDLRDLGRWFA